The following are encoded in a window of Strix aluco isolate bStrAlu1 chromosome 15, bStrAlu1.hap1, whole genome shotgun sequence genomic DNA:
- the NATD1 gene encoding protein NATD1 has product MAHSAPLGLLEQGCPIQVEHDRKRRQFTVRLNGCHDKAVLLYEYVGKRIVDLQHTEVPDAYRGRGIAKHLAKAALDFVVEEDLKAHLTCWYIQKYVKENPLPQYLEHLQP; this is encoded by the exons ATGGCGCACTCGGCACCGCTCGGCCtcctggagcagggctgccccatcCAGGTGGAGCACGATCGGAAGCGGCGGCAGTTCACCGTGCGGCTGAACG GTTGCCATGACAAGGCGGTGCTGCTCTACGAGTATGTGGGGAAGCGGATCGTGGACTTGCAGCACACGGAAGTACCAGATGCCTATCGAGGGAGAGGAATAGCCAAGCACCTCGCGAAG GCAGCCCTGGACTTCGTGGTGGAGGAGGACCTGAAAGCTCACCTGACATGCTGGTACATTCAGAAATACGTCAAGGAGAACCCGCTGCCGCAGTACCTGGAACACTTGCAGCCTTAA